The sequence cctaattataaactcaaattatatctaattaatctaattataaaaaaaaccctaaattgtgttttaaaatccTTAATTCAAAAtccttatattttatgaaataaattaacACATATTAGTATAAATTACATAAGAGAAagtgtttaatatattttttaaatatagaatataGATGTTGATAATGACTAGTGGTAGCTGTTTTTTATTGGAAACAGGCTGATCTACGctggagagagagaaaggcaATGATCTCGTGCTAGAGAGATGTGTATTCTCGTTATGTTTTGAGTGAGTTTTCACagtagaaaaagagagggagggagggaggttgTTGATggcaggaaaagaagaagagtaagGAGAGAAAGGCTCCAGTTTAATTTTGTATGAGGTTATAAACATTATTTGTGACTCGTGCATATAAACAACAACTGTAAAATAAAAGTAACATATGATGTCATTATATTATATGAGAGTCAAAGTATACTTTTAAAACCGTTTTGACTTTACTAGTTGATCTAAGCTAGAACCAAATCGagttaaaaaaaagtagaaaaagaaaaaactctatATGACCTGTCGTGTTGATCTAACAATCTAACAAAACCCGATCAAAAATCCTAGTTATAActcgttgaatttttttttaattaaaataatttcattttaatttttaacaaaaaaataatcaggttAAAACCAAAAACTTGAGCCTTGAATTGAGACAATTATCAAACCAGATCTAAAAACTAATGCATTAAACTGTCTTATTTCCACATATTTTCTtcgcattattttttttattgtgctaaaaacccaaaaaaataaaaactaagaaatattttcttttacaaaCCAAAGCACgtcttaaatcatttttaaccaTTAAAGACAAGTGGTCGCACTCCCACTGTAGTAGCTATGCTGTAAACACCGCACCGTTTCAGtccaacaaaaaaacacttttccctaaaatccaaataataaaaaaacaaatccttgcACCTTTCtcattttatgtatatatatatacacacacgctAGAGCAGTTCCCTCCTTTCTCAAGAGCCTCTCTCTCTAGAGAAAATACAAGATAATGGCTTCTCTCTTTAGAGAGCTCTCGTTAGGCCACTCTAAGAGAGATTCCATCCCACCACAGCTTAAGCCACCGCCATTATCCATAATGCTCTCTAAACCCACTATCACCACTACTGATATCGGCTCCCCACTAGGCCAACTCTCCGATTCGGACCTCCGGTCCACCGCTTACGAGATCTTCGTCGCCGTTTTTCGTACTTCCTCCGGCAAGCCCTTAACTTACATTCCCAACTCCAATTCTGACTCACCTACCAACCACTCGACTCACTCCCCTAACTCGCCTGCTTTGCAAAGCTCGCTCACCTATGCTGCTGCTAGCAAAATGAAGAAAGCTTTGGGGCTGAAGTCTCCCGGTTCGGGTTCTAAGAAGATTCCGGGGTCGGGTCAGGGGAAGATAAGGAGAGGTTTGACCGTTGGTGAGTTGATGCGGGCTCAAATGCGGGTCAGTGAGACTGTGGACTCTAGGATTAGAAGGGCTTTGTTGAGGATTGCTGCCGGTCAGgttagattttattcaatttgttttttttttcttttttagtttgattttgattttccaGTTCCCCCCGctgttttgttggtttttttaaagaagtctgtcttttttgtttttttttttttcccctgtgtTCTgttgaatcttttgatctggTAAAGCTCGATTCTTTGTTGGATAATTAGTGTCGATCATGATTGTTGGTGTCGTAAAGGAAAACTTTAAGCTCTAAATTATGGTTAATCAAATGAGAATTAGTAATGTAGTTTTATGGtgattcttttctctcttttttctacaGAAAGATAAGTTTCTGAAAATTTGTAGCtctaggatttttttatttgtcaatgtGCCATAATGGGGTTTTCAGTGTAGAATTTCTTAACTTTGTGTTGTTTGTCTGAATTTAATAGTTTGATTGATATGAATTATTGAGCAATCTTCGAAGTTTATCCAAGTGTGGTTTCCTTTGCTTatggtgtttatatatatatatatatatatatatagtttattattgttaaaatgaGCTATCATTTTACTAATTACTATGTACTCGTGGATTGTAATGCATTTGATGACCGCTTTGTATCATGCTGGTATGTTGAGCCTTTTTGTAGTTTGTTTAGCTGAGGTAGCATTTGACTACAGGCATGTTCATGGCTATTATGGAGCCCTATTAATGTGCTTGTTACAGGTTGGAAGGAGAATTGAGTCGATTGTTCTTCCACTAGAGCTACTACAGCAGCTCAAGCTTTTGGATTTTACTGATAAACAAGAATATGAAATGTGGCAGAAGAGAACCATGAAAGTTCTTGAGGCTGGACTTCTTTTGCATCCCCATGTGCCACTTGATAAGTCAAATCCTACTTCACAGCGGCTGCAGCAAATTATCCATGGAGCTATGGATAGGCCTATAGAGACTGGAAAGAATAACGAGTCCATGCAAGTGCTTCGCAGTGCTGTTATGTCACTAGCAAGTAGATCTGATGGGTCTCTCTCAGAGATATGCCACTGGGCTGATGGGATTCCATTGAATCTTCGACTCTATGAAATGCTTTTACAAGCCTGCTTTGATGTTAATGATGAAACATCtataattgatgaaattgatgAACTGATGGAACACATAAAGAAGACTTGGACAATCCTTGGAATGAATCAAATGCTCCACAATCTTTGCTTCACATGGGTTTTATTTCACCGTTTTGTTGCAACTGGAGAAACGGATCTGCTTGATGCAGCTGATGGTCAGCTAGCAGAAGTTGCAAAAGATGCGAAGACAACAAAGGATCCACAATGCTCCAAGATTTTGAGTTCTACATTGAGTTCAATATTGGGATGGGCAGAGAAAAGACTCCTCGCTTATCACGACACTTTTGACAGGGGGAATGCTGAGACCATGCAGGGCATTGTTTCTCTAGGGGTGTTGGCAGCCAAGGTTTTGATTGAGGATATATCTAATGAGTATCGCAGAAAGAGAAAAAGTGAAGTAGATGTGGCTCGTACCAGGATTGAAACTTACATCAGATCATCACTACGCACTGCTTTTGCTCAAGTAAGTCTTTGCAACCTATTCGATAGACATGAGACATGAGAGCCATAATTCTCAATGACCTTGCTCTCATTTATAGTATGAGAGCACTTGCTATCTCTACACTGCATGAACCTTTAGGAATGGGATTCAGAATGCAGTGCTGAAGTGTTGTGTACTTGGTCAGCACCTTATAATAGTTAGAGAGCTTATGAAGGATTGAGGAACTTGTTACATCGCTTTTCTTTGAAGATctgctcttctttttttattatttctttttctttcccccaTGGTTGATCAATATCTTAATGTGTGTGACTACTTAGCATAAAGAATGGAATAAAGGCTtccttttccttaaaaataaataaaattcaaatgtctgttatatatctttatataaatttcaaaaaagatttcttttggTGGCTTTATATTTTCTCAAGATGAGCATATGCAATATATCTTTATATTGGCTATTCAAATTGGGTTAAGATAGCTGTCAAGAGATCAACTTAGTGCTACCTGTGATGAGCATAGTTTAAGCTCAAATTAAGTGTGATCTCATAAACAAAAGCTAGCCTccaagtaaattttttattttcatgagctGCTCCCGAACACTATAATTGCATTGAGAGAGATGGAGAGATGCATCTATGTTTATATCAGTTCTCTTGGCTGGCTAGATGACTGTTTTATTTGGCATAAAATTAGAGAATGGAGAAAGCAGACTCAAGCCGGAGAGCATCCAAAAACCAGCCAAACCCTCTTCCTATTCTTGCCATCCTTGCAAAGGATGTTGGTGAGTTGGCAGTTAACGAGAAGCAAGTATTTAGTCCAATACTGAAAAGATGGCATCCTTTCTCAGCTGGTGTTGCTGTGGCCACTCTTCATGCTTGCTATGGAAATGAGATAAAACAATTCATATCTAGTATAGTGGAATTAACACCAGATACCGTGCAAGTGCTTAGAGCCGCAGATAAACTGGAGAAAGATCTGGTGCAGATTGCTGTAGAAGATTCAGTGGACAGTGATGATGGTGGGAAGGCAATAATCCGTGAAATGCCTCCTTATGAAGCTGAAGTAGCAATTGCCAATCTGGTGAAAGGATGGATCAAGGCAAGACTAGACAGACTTAAGGAATGGGTTGACAGGAATTTGCAACAAGAGGTACTTGTTGACTTGTTTGTACTGCTG is a genomic window of Populus alba chromosome 18, ASM523922v2, whole genome shotgun sequence containing:
- the LOC118053665 gene encoding protein unc-13 homolog isoform X1; translation: MASLFRELSLGHSKRDSIPPQLKPPPLSIMLSKPTITTTDIGSPLGQLSDSDLRSTAYEIFVAVFRTSSGKPLTYIPNSNSDSPTNHSTHSPNSPALQSSLTYAAASKMKKALGLKSPGSGSKKIPGSGQGKIRRGLTVGELMRAQMRVSETVDSRIRRALLRIAAGQVGRRIESIVLPLELLQQLKLLDFTDKQEYEMWQKRTMKVLEAGLLLHPHVPLDKSNPTSQRLQQIIHGAMDRPIETGKNNESMQVLRSAVMSLASRSDGSLSEICHWADGIPLNLRLYEMLLQACFDVNDETSIIDEIDELMEHIKKTWTILGMNQMLHNLCFTWVLFHRFVATGETDLLDAADGQLAEVAKDAKTTKDPQCSKILSSTLSSILGWAEKRLLAYHDTFDRGNAETMQGIVSLGVLAAKVLIEDISNEYRRKRKSEVDVARTRIETYIRSSLRTAFAQRMEKADSSRRASKNQPNPLPILAILAKDVGELAVNEKQVFSPILKRWHPFSAGVAVATLHACYGNEIKQFISSIVELTPDTVQVLRAADKLEKDLVQIAVEDSVDSDDGGKAIIREMPPYEAEVAIANLVKGWIKARLDRLKEWVDRNLQQEVWNPQANQEGYTPSAVEVLRIIDETLDAYFQLPIPMHPALLPDLMAGLDRCLQYYATKAKSGCGSRNTYVPNMPALTRCTAGSKFAWKKKDKLPNTQKRNSQVVTMNGDNSYGVPQLCVRINTLHRIRSELDVLEKRIITHLRNSESAHAEDFTNGLAKKFELTPAACIEGVQQLSEAVAYKIIFHDLSHVLWDGLYVGEPSSSRIEPFTQELERNLLIISNTIHERVRTRIVTDIMRASFDGFLFVLLAGGPSRAFTLQDSQIIEDDFNSLKDLFWANGDGLPADLIDKFSTTVRSILPLLKTDTESLVERYRRVTLETYGSSARSKLPLPPTSGQWNPTDPNSLLRVLCYRNDEAASKFLKKNYNLPKKL
- the LOC118053665 gene encoding protein unc-13 homolog isoform X2, whose protein sequence is MASLFRELSLGHSKRDSIPPQLKPPPLSIMLSKPTITTTDIGSPLGQLSDSDLRSTAYEIFVAVFRTSSGKPLTYIPNSNSDSPTNHSTHSPNSPALQSSLTYAAASKMKKALGLKSPGSGSKKIPGSGQGKIRRGLTVGELMRAQMRVSETVDSRIRRALLRIAAGQVGRRIESIVLPLELLQQLKLLDFTDKQEYEMWQKRTMKVLEAGLLLHPHVPLDKSNPTSQRLQQIIHGAMDRPIETGKNNESMQVLRSAVMSLASRSDGSLSEICHWADGIPLNLRLYEMLLQACFDVNDETSIIDEIDELMEHIKKTWTILGMNQMLHNLCFTWVLFHRFVATGETDLLDAADGQLAEVAKDAKTTKDPQCSKILSSTLSSILGWAEKRLLAYHDTFDRGNAETMQGIVSLGVLAAKVLIEDISNEYRRKRKSEVDVARTRIETYIRSSLRTAFAQRMEKADSSRRASKNQPNPLPILAILAKDVGELAVNEKQVFSPILKRWHPFSAGVAVATLHACYGNEIKQFISSIVELTPDTVQVLRAADKLEKDLVQIAVEDSVDSDDGGKAIIREMPPYEAEVAIANLVKGWIKARLDRLKEWVDRNLQQEANQEGYTPSAVEVLRIIDETLDAYFQLPIPMHPALLPDLMAGLDRCLQYYATKAKSGCGSRNTYVPNMPALTRCTAGSKFAWKKKDKLPNTQKRNSQVVTMNGDNSYGVPQLCVRINTLHRIRSELDVLEKRIITHLRNSESAHAEDFTNGLAKKFELTPAACIEGVQQLSEAVAYKIIFHDLSHVLWDGLYVGEPSSSRIEPFTQELERNLLIISNTIHERVRTRIVTDIMRASFDGFLFVLLAGGPSRAFTLQDSQIIEDDFNSLKDLFWANGDGLPADLIDKFSTTVRSILPLLKTDTESLVERYRRVTLETYGSSARSKLPLPPTSGQWNPTDPNSLLRVLCYRNDEAASKFLKKNYNLPKKL